From one Luteipulveratus mongoliensis genomic stretch:
- a CDS encoding MFS transporter has translation MRTEPAIAPLTSRAAEPSPRARDRLVLAGICWCTILVVGFVASINLAVPMLASSVLRPSSSQLLWIVDAYVVVFACLVIPAGALGDRYGRKGVLIAGLLIFAAGAGVSALAGDVAVMLVGRAATGLGAACVLPNGLAVLIHATEPRRRSHALAIWAAMSGVGGVVGNVGGGTFLSVGTWRWLFAAVIPVALIGAIWVALAAPRTDRHHRSLDLPGAVLLTLSTLALLMGIIEGPERGWASAPVIGAFVACLVLLAAWLRTELRSAQPLLDPRLFRVPALRAACSGMLIVFFGVFGLFYLNASLMQYGRGFSVLEAGLGVVPLTVPLLAGARYVPSLVARAGERLVLATAFGVIGIGLFGLATAIDESYAAYGAWLVLVGAGVTLALPSLTSVIAHALPPHQAGVAGGLQATTRELGSALGVAVVGSLLTSGFVHHMTSELPDVRVAEHAPRTVAEALATTTRPHHGEVISAYSSSAGTALKVVALIVLVAGVLVIAEMTWARRGERASGA, from the coding sequence GTGCGCACCGAACCGGCGATCGCGCCCCTCACCTCTCGTGCCGCCGAGCCGTCTCCACGGGCTCGTGACCGGCTCGTACTGGCCGGCATCTGCTGGTGCACGATCCTGGTCGTCGGGTTCGTCGCATCGATCAATCTCGCGGTGCCGATGCTGGCGTCCAGCGTCCTGCGCCCGTCGTCCTCCCAGCTGCTCTGGATCGTCGATGCGTACGTCGTGGTCTTCGCCTGTCTCGTCATCCCGGCGGGCGCCCTCGGGGACCGCTACGGCCGCAAAGGGGTGCTCATCGCCGGGTTGCTCATCTTCGCCGCGGGAGCGGGAGTCTCAGCGCTCGCCGGCGACGTGGCGGTCATGCTCGTGGGCCGTGCCGCCACCGGCCTCGGCGCCGCGTGTGTCCTGCCGAACGGCCTGGCCGTCCTGATCCACGCGACAGAGCCGCGCCGGCGGTCGCACGCGCTCGCCATCTGGGCCGCGATGTCCGGCGTCGGCGGGGTCGTCGGCAACGTCGGCGGCGGAACCTTCCTCAGCGTGGGCACCTGGCGGTGGCTCTTCGCGGCGGTCATTCCTGTGGCGTTGATCGGCGCGATCTGGGTCGCCCTCGCAGCTCCTCGAACAGATCGTCACCATCGCAGCCTCGACCTGCCCGGCGCGGTGCTGCTCACGCTGAGCACTCTCGCGTTGCTGATGGGGATCATCGAGGGCCCCGAGCGGGGGTGGGCGAGTGCGCCCGTCATCGGCGCCTTCGTCGCCTGCCTCGTGCTGCTCGCGGCGTGGCTACGCACCGAGCTGCGTTCGGCTCAGCCACTGCTGGATCCGCGGCTGTTCCGCGTCCCTGCCCTGAGAGCCGCCTGCTCGGGCATGCTGATCGTCTTCTTCGGCGTGTTCGGTCTCTTCTACCTCAACGCGTCCTTGATGCAGTACGGCCGAGGCTTCTCCGTGCTCGAGGCCGGACTGGGCGTCGTCCCGCTGACGGTTCCGCTGCTGGCGGGTGCCCGCTACGTCCCGAGCCTGGTGGCCCGCGCCGGCGAACGCCTTGTGCTGGCAACGGCTTTCGGTGTCATCGGCATCGGACTCTTCGGACTGGCGACCGCCATCGACGAGAGCTACGCGGCGTACGGGGCATGGCTCGTCCTCGTCGGTGCTGGCGTGACCCTCGCGCTGCCATCCCTCACATCCGTGATCGCGCACGCCCTGCCGCCCCACCAGGCAGGTGTCGCGGGTGGCCTTCAAGCGACCACGCGCGAGCTCGGCAGCGCGCTCGGCGTGGCCGTCGTCGGAAGTCTGCTCACCTCGGGCTTCGTCCACCACATGACGAGCGAGCTCCCCGACGTACGGGTTGCCGAGCACGCTCCGCGCACCGTCGCGGAGGCGCTCGCCACGACAACTCGCCCGCACCACGGCGAGGTGATCAGCGCATACTCCTCCAGCGCAGGGACCGCCTTGAAGGTG
- a CDS encoding NAD-dependent epimerase/dehydratase family protein, giving the protein MTGATGWIGSATVDELLDAGHDVIGLARSDASAAALDEKGVKVLRGDLDDLDSLRSGAAETDGVVHLANKHDWADPAETKRSERAAIGALADALLGTDRPLVVAAPLSGIVEGRPVRETDASPAVGPDSARGGSENLALEYAGRGVRTVIARFAPSVHGVGDWGFVSFLAAAARKHGVSAYVGDGTARWSAVARADAARLIRLGLEQAPARSRLHVVDEEAISTRTIAEALGRALDLPVTSVAPGDADEHFGFVGGFFRTTMTASNELTRAMLPWTPTGAGLVEDIDAGAYGRA; this is encoded by the coding sequence GTGACTGGAGCAACCGGCTGGATCGGCTCCGCAACCGTCGACGAGCTGCTGGACGCCGGCCATGACGTCATCGGGCTGGCCCGTTCCGACGCATCCGCTGCGGCGCTCGACGAGAAGGGTGTGAAGGTCCTCCGCGGCGACCTTGATGATCTCGACTCACTCCGCAGCGGCGCGGCCGAGACAGACGGCGTCGTCCACCTGGCGAACAAGCACGACTGGGCCGATCCGGCCGAGACGAAGCGGTCCGAACGCGCCGCCATCGGTGCCTTGGCCGACGCCCTCCTGGGCACAGACCGTCCACTCGTCGTAGCAGCCCCGCTCTCCGGAATCGTCGAGGGACGGCCGGTCCGGGAGACGGACGCGTCGCCGGCGGTCGGACCCGACTCCGCGCGAGGTGGCAGCGAGAACCTCGCACTCGAGTACGCCGGGCGCGGCGTACGAACCGTCATCGCCCGCTTCGCCCCGTCGGTCCATGGCGTCGGCGACTGGGGATTCGTCAGCTTCCTCGCTGCGGCGGCCCGGAAGCACGGCGTCTCCGCCTACGTCGGCGACGGCACCGCACGGTGGTCAGCCGTGGCGCGCGCCGATGCCGCACGCCTGATCCGGCTCGGGCTGGAGCAGGCGCCGGCCAGATCACGCCTGCACGTGGTTGACGAAGAGGCGATCAGCACCCGGACCATCGCCGAGGCTCTCGGCCGCGCCTTGGACCTACCGGTGACCTCGGTCGCTCCGGGGGACGCCGATGAGCACTTCGGCTTCGTCGGCGGGTTCTTCCGCACCACGATGACGGCGTCCAACGAGCTCACCCGCGCGATGCTTCCGTGGACCCCGACCGGTGCTGGCCTGGTCGAGGACATCGACGCCGGCGCCTACGGAAGGGCATGA
- a CDS encoding TetR/AcrR family transcriptional regulator: MTTEQGRGGRPRSEQARAAVLHAVDDLLLEVGYSAMTMKGIAERAGVSRQTVYRWWSTKAEILFEASAIDAEQELAVRPAGDPVSDLAAYLDALGRFLAESEAGASYRALLGEAQHDAAVAQLLGTKDVIGDSARTVIDRAVPHLMESVPADRAVARLVGPTFFWILSGRSRAELVAQDLAAAFVAEIRADAGPSRGGAGAR, encoded by the coding sequence GTGACCACAGAGCAGGGCCGAGGAGGCCGACCGCGGAGTGAGCAGGCTCGTGCGGCGGTGCTGCACGCGGTCGATGACCTGTTGCTCGAAGTCGGGTACTCGGCGATGACGATGAAGGGCATCGCCGAGCGAGCCGGCGTGTCCCGGCAGACGGTCTACCGGTGGTGGTCGACGAAGGCGGAGATCCTGTTCGAGGCGAGTGCCATCGACGCGGAGCAGGAGCTGGCCGTACGCCCGGCCGGCGATCCGGTGAGCGACCTCGCGGCGTACCTCGATGCGCTGGGGCGTTTCCTGGCCGAGTCCGAGGCGGGGGCTTCCTACCGTGCGCTCCTGGGCGAGGCGCAGCACGACGCGGCCGTGGCGCAGCTACTCGGGACGAAGGATGTGATCGGAGACAGTGCCCGGACGGTCATCGATCGAGCCGTGCCGCACCTCATGGAGTCAGTACCCGCAGACCGGGCCGTCGCCCGGCTGGTCGGACCGACCTTCTTCTGGATCCTGAGCGGTCGCAGTCGAGCTGAGCTGGTCGCACAAGACCTTGCCGCGGCGTTCGTGGCCGAGATCAGGGCTGATGCAGGTCCCAGTCGAGGCGGCGCTGGAGCTCGCTGA
- a CDS encoding MBL fold metallo-hydrolase — protein sequence MTGWTEIGDRIWTRRYDFADETVGVIEGETGLVLIDTRASEISGHELRAQLRDLSSSPLVAVVNTHGHWDHVWGNACFTDVPIWAHHRAPDFVRDASEPLRQNLLQRDLTPDERAAITAVTVTPPTDVMNDVKRLDLGDRVVSLTHLGRGHTDHDIVVTCSDADACFVGDLVKESGPPGFRDSFPHEWAQTLDRLMPLLTGPVVVGHGRVVDRAFAAQFRTTIARVSETLRLLVEGHLDDDAAVSRAGVHPRAFQQARARVGLPGDAPAGPL from the coding sequence ATGACCGGGTGGACCGAGATCGGCGACCGCATCTGGACCCGCCGCTACGACTTCGCCGACGAGACGGTCGGCGTGATCGAGGGCGAGACCGGCCTGGTCCTGATCGACACCCGCGCCTCCGAGATCTCCGGCCATGAGCTGCGCGCCCAGCTGCGTGACCTGTCGTCGTCACCGCTGGTGGCCGTGGTCAACACCCACGGCCACTGGGACCACGTCTGGGGCAACGCCTGCTTCACGGACGTCCCGATCTGGGCCCACCACCGCGCGCCGGACTTCGTGCGCGACGCCTCGGAGCCGCTGCGCCAGAACCTCTTGCAGCGCGACCTCACACCCGATGAGCGGGCGGCGATCACGGCGGTCACCGTCACCCCGCCCACCGACGTCATGAACGACGTGAAGAGGCTCGATCTCGGCGACCGGGTCGTCAGCCTCACGCACCTCGGTCGCGGGCACACCGACCACGACATCGTCGTCACCTGCAGCGACGCGGACGCGTGCTTTGTCGGCGACCTGGTCAAGGAGAGCGGCCCGCCGGGCTTCCGTGACTCCTTCCCGCACGAGTGGGCCCAGACCCTCGACCGACTGATGCCCTTGCTCACCGGGCCCGTGGTCGTCGGTCACGGCCGCGTGGTCGATCGCGCCTTCGCAGCACAGTTCCGTACGACGATCGCTCGGGTCAGCGAGACCCTCCGGCTGCTCGTAGAAGGACATCTCGATGACGACGCCGCGGTGAGTCGTGCCGGCGTGCACCCTCGCGCGTTCCAGCAGGCTCGGGCGCGCGTCGGCCTCCCGGGTGACGCCCCGGCCGGGCCTCTGTAG
- a CDS encoding HEAT repeat domain-containing protein, translating into MPGPDREHPSETVARACARWGEADVVRRCAGLIDGVADPEFVSALSTHTEAWKAKPVNHYWFRVWGARSLLYAWDDSAERAVVAGLDDEHWRVREMCAKVAALRLIGASADPAAQLVADEVPRVRAAALRVLGAVGEGEHAPTVLDALDDEESAVRAAAQRALRDLERRLDRDLGDVAP; encoded by the coding sequence ATGCCCGGTCCGGATCGTGAGCACCCATCGGAGACGGTCGCGCGAGCCTGCGCGCGCTGGGGCGAGGCGGATGTCGTACGCCGGTGTGCGGGCCTGATCGATGGTGTCGCCGACCCGGAGTTCGTCAGCGCGCTGAGCACGCACACCGAGGCGTGGAAGGCCAAGCCGGTCAACCACTACTGGTTCAGGGTGTGGGGCGCGCGGTCCCTGCTGTACGCCTGGGACGACTCCGCGGAGCGCGCGGTCGTGGCCGGCCTGGACGACGAGCACTGGCGGGTGCGCGAGATGTGCGCCAAGGTCGCCGCGCTCCGCCTGATCGGCGCCTCCGCCGACCCTGCCGCTCAGCTCGTCGCCGACGAAGTACCGCGCGTACGCGCCGCTGCCCTGCGCGTGCTCGGGGCTGTGGGCGAGGGCGAGCACGCGCCGACCGTTCTGGACGCGCTCGATGATGAGGAGTCCGCTGTTCGTGCCGCGGCGCAGCGAGCGCTCCGCGACCTCGAGCGCCGCCTCGACCGCGACCTGGGAGACGTGGCGCCATGA